In Lotus japonicus ecotype B-129 chromosome 5, LjGifu_v1.2, one genomic interval encodes:
- the LOC130717064 gene encoding protein EMBRYO SAC DEVELOPMENT ARREST 30 gives MAFVTKIKWVVLSVVTLSVASIIIHLSLAKLWTVNMVQYRAMPVLHEDFASTLGRQGVRNKKLWDSIKSLEGLQPNANARSNYSVPKEQSNGFIYAKVYGGFANIRSSICDLVAISRLLNATLVIPEIQESTRSKGISSKFKSFSYLYNEEQFIAYLKNDLIITKSLPESLIERRKRNEFPTFKPTSSASPNFYVKEVLPKLKKSKVVGIIIASGGALQSALPPTMAEIQRLRCRVAFHALQFRPEIQMLGHRMIHKLRGLGQPFLVYHPGLLRETLAYNGCGELFQDVHTELIQHRRAEMIKEGILKEELNVDSYLRRDKGLCPIMPEEVGILLRVMGYPSKTIIYLAGSETFGGQRALIPLRSMFINTLDRTSLCSDKELSDLFGPESPLPQNSSWPPPARSEAELKEEWKRAGPRPRPLPPPPDRPIYQHEKEGWYGWITETPTEPDPSPMDLRMRAHRLLWDALDYIVALEADAFFPGFNNDGSGWPDFSSLVMGHRLYETASSRTYRPDRKVVAELFNMTRENLYHPKRNWTMLVQEHLNKSTTEEGFIKQSLLSKPVMFLSHPLPECSCRMSSAKAAKLVKGEGGQFLYGGEDICPKWMQHAKEAGSLGKESAKSEDDGLPDYESNDFLNESEDDKNGGKINQTSLWEQDEEMDPND, from the exons ATGGCGTTCGTAACTAAGATTAAATGGGTTGTTCTTTCTGTGGTCACTTTATCTGTGGCTTCTATCATCATTCATCTGTCTTTGGCAAAGCTATGGACTGTTAACATGGTGCAGTATAGAGCAATGCCTGTTCTTCATGAAGATTTTGCTTCCACGTTGGGAAGACAG GGTGTAAGGAATAAAAAGCTGTGGGATTCCATAAAGTCTTTGGAGGGATTGCAGCCAAACGCCAATGCAAGAAGCAATTATTCTG TTCCAAAAGAACAGAGTAATGGTTTCATTTATGCCAAAGTTTATGGTGGGTTTGCAAATATAAGATCATCG ATCTGTGATCTTGTTGCCATATCTAGGCTTTTGAATGCTACTCTTGTCATTCCAGAAATTCAAGAAAGTACTCGCTCAAAAGGAATTAG CTCAAAGTTCAAGAGTTTTTCCTATCTTTATAATGAGGAGCAGTTCATAGCATATCTCAAAAATGATCTAATTATTACAAAGAGCCTGCCTGAAAGTTTgatagaaagaagaaaaagaaatgagttTCCTACATTTAAGCCCACAAGTTCAGCGTCTCCAAACTTCTATGTCAAAGAAGTCTTACCAAAGTTAAAGAAATCGAAGGTTGTTGGAATAATTATTGCCAGTGGTGGAGCTCTGCAG TCAGCACTCCCACCTACCATGGCGGAGATTCAGCGGCTAAGATGCAGGGTTGCTTTCCATGCCCTTCAATTTCGTCCAGAAATTCAAATGCTTGGCCATCGGATGATTCACAA GTTAAGAGGGTTGGGGCAACCGTTCCTAGTATACCATCCTGGCTTACTGAGAGAAACGTTGGCATACAATGGTTGTGGAGAACTTTTTCAG GATGTACACACTGAACTCATCCAACATCGAAGGGCTGAAATGATAAAGGAAGGAATTCTTAAGGAGGAATTGAATGTGGATTCATACTTGCGAAGAGATAAAGGTCTATGTCCCATCATGCCTGAAGAG GTTGGCATTCTCCTTCGAGTAATGGGTTATCCTTCCAAAACAATCATATACCTGGCTGGCTCTGAAACATTTGGAGGTCAACGTGCTTTGATTCCTTTACGGTCCATGTTTATCAATACCCTGGATCGCACTTCCTTGTGCAGTGACAAAGAGTTGTCTGACTTGTTTGGACCTGAAAGTCCTCTTCCGCAAAATAGTTCTTGGCCACCTCCTGCAAGAAGTGAGGCAGAACTTAAAGAAGAATGGAAGAGGGCTGGTCCTCGGCCTAGgcctcttcctccacctccagATAGACCAATCTACCAGCATGAAAAAGAAGGCTGGTATGGTTGGATCACTGAGACCCCTACAGAGCCTGATCCTTCACCTATGGATTTGAGGATGAGAGCACACAGGTTACTTTGGGATGCGCTTGATTACATTGTTGCTCTGGAAGCAGATGCATTCTTTCCTGGATTTAACAATGATGGTAGTGGATGGCCAGATTTTTCAAGCCTTGTCATGGGACATCGACTGTACGAGACTGCTTCTTCTAGAACATATCGACCGGACAG GAAAGTTGTTGCGGAGCTTTTCAACATGACCCGTGAGAATTTGTACCATCCTAAACGCAATTGGACAATGTTAGTGCAGGAACATCTTAACAAGAGTACAACTGAAGAAGGCTTCATTAAGCAATCTCTCTTGTCAAAACCAGTAATGTTCCTTTCACATCCACTTCCAGAATGCTCTTGTAGAATGTCTTCTGCCAAGGCTGCTAAACTTGTCAAAGGTGAGGGTGGCCAATTTCTATATGGAGGTGAAGACATATGCCCCAAGTGGATGCAGCATGCTAAGGAGGCAGGTTCATTGGGTAAAGAAAGTGCCAAATCCGAAGACGATGGGCTGCCAGATTATGAAAGCAATGATTTTCTTAACGAGTCCGAGGATGACAAAAATGGTGGCAAAATCAATCAGACTTCACTTTGGGAGCAAGATGAGGAAATGGATCCAAATGACTAA